taacCTCCCTGCAGGCTCCTCACTGTTTAAAAACCAATCGAATGGCTGGCTCTGTCGATAGAGAGTGACTCGGCGATTGAGTGACATTAAACTGCAGCAACAAGTGTTTcctcattaaaatgtataatattaatattttgtttctgtgaaatTCTCACCCTGCTCATAGACTGATATCCATTCTCCAAACTGTCAGGTCatgaaaatatgagaaaacaGTGTTATAGTATGAATTTTGCATATATAGAAGATACACTTGTAATTTATAATAAGAATATAATGCTATTATTTACACTTTTGTTCTCCTCCTTTCCCTAAATTGTTCTTTCAGCAGGCTGGACAGACGAAAATCACCTGCCCCTTCCTTCTTCAACCTCTGTTTCAGCCCAaacatggaaattaaaaaagcaggaacattaagagaaataaaatctaTACTCTTAAATTGCAATGTAAATATTCCAATTTCCACAAATTACACGAGGTGATTAAATCGAGCCAACAATCTCACCTCCAAAAAGTCCAAAGCAATAGGGTCTTCTTTCAGCAGAAGGCCATACAGCGCCACCCACTGGCCAACCAACTTCACTACCTTCTGCTTGGTGTTGAGAATGTAGGCAGCCTTCTCCTGATCTGAGCCCTCAGAGAGCTCTGCCTGGTAGGTGCAACGGAGGTTAAGGGGTGTAACATAACAATCTTTACAAACAGAGAATCTGAGACAATTACATGACAGTGTATTCCAGCAGAATATAGTTCACTGGCAAGAAAAACACTCTGTTCCCACTGTGGAACATTATAATCAACAACACAGCGGCAGAGGCAGTGTCAGTACACTTTATCACCGCCTGCATCATTACTGTTATCAGTATTATTGACCATCTCAGGATATTGGTGCTGTAGTGCAGGACACAGCTGGCTGGAGGGCATGAAGACTTTATAGGTGAGCAGGAAGTCAGTCACACAGGGATCTGCGGGGagacaaacatcacaaaaactcACGGTTAACTAACTAGTTGTCTAGGTCTAATTACGCTGAATCACTCAGTTAAACGAGTTAAAAGGCTCCTACCTGTGGCGTCATTTCCATTAGAATCCAACTTTACTCTTTCCAGTAGGTGTTCCAGGATTTTCTCAGGTGTTCCTGACATGACTGTGTACCTGCACAGAGCgtgacagaaagggagagaataggaattgatttttttctttttcataacaTTATTGCAGGCATAGTGCTTATTGGTAGTAATATTGGTAGGTTTTTCTACAGATAATAAATCTTGGCTGTTTGGTGGAGTGGAGAGAACAAGAGGAGAGGGTTGTGCTGTGCGTAGGTTTTCCATTCAAGAGAGAAATGAGGGAACGCCGACCTGAAGGGGAGGTCAGCATCAAGTTAATTCACTTTTATATTTGCTAAAACACTTCAAGACTGATAACGAGTCATTCACCGAGGCAGGGTTGAAGTCCACTTATTTTGTGGCTGTCAGATAACAGTCCATTAATGAGGGCTTAACCATATTTGACGAAAAAAAGGTCTGTATACTTGTCCCTGAATGTGTTATGATGACCAACGGCAGCGCTTGTGTTATTGGTGTGATATATTATCTGCTCACACCCATGTGAAGTGTCTTAATGATGCTTGTGAAGTGACTCTTTTGTCTCAGTGGTGAGAGTGTCAGAGTTTCTTACTTGCTGTTGTTTCCCGCTCCGCCTTGCTGGGCTGAGTTGGCGCTCTTCTCCAACACCAGCACGGATTTCCCATGCTCCTCCAGTCGCACTGTATTTGCCTCCACATCCTCGAATAACAAGCAAAACAGACATAGATGATGAGCcagtcaaatacatttttagcgTATTCGTGGATCTGAATCTGTggtgaacacagagaaacaatcaaTAGCTGTCATGTAGTCACACATGACCTTTCAAGTGCCATTGAGCCATGGTGCTGTAAATAGAGTAATTATGTAATCGGACACACCTTGAGGATGTGTATGAAATCCTGTTTATCAACGCGGAGGAAGTGGCAGTTGTCTTCTCTCAAGATAATGGTGGCAGCACGAGGTGCATCGTTCAGCAAAGCTAGCTGCCCAAAGTCCTCGCCCTCGTGTAGTGTAGTTACCAGCCCCTGTATGGACACAGTACTTTCAGCATTACAATATACATGGCAACAAGGTGTTTAATGAGTGATGATTCTGAGTTTTAttagttgctttttttttttctagtgtaTGGATCTACCTTTCCACGTGTGATCACGTTTACAGAGCCTTTCCAGATGATGTACCACGAAGTGCCTTTGTCCCCCTGACTGAACACTACgtcacaaaaaaagacagaaagaataaCCATCATATTGCATGACGATCAGATTTACAAGGCAACCTTCATACAATGGGCTTTATTATGTACGTATGACTTTCATCTTCAAGATTAGATGGAGTGAGAGATAACAagagcaaaaacagacacatgatgaaCTGATTGCTTCCGCTGACATAATGAATCCATAATGATATGAGCACATTAGAATGTTCCTAATGTTATATATAATTGGTGGCTCTAATAGACGGTATCTGAAAGGTGAGTTGTGCACAAGAGGATGTTCATAAGGCATTTTATGCAcaatgaaactgtgtgtgtctcctgtgtgtgtAGCATGGCTCTCCACCAATgtcacacttacacactgttCCAGCCTTGGCATGTGATTCAAAGACCAGCACCGCTGCCAGCTCCTTACGCACCTACAGACACAtcagagcaggaagtgagaCTGAAATGCATTGATAACTCCTGTTTCCAATATGTTATACTCCAGTGGTTGTTTCATCAAAGTAGTTTAAGAATGAGAGAGAACCAAGTGCATtgtttgtctgatttttttctgGTTATAAGTTACTGCTCCGatgacaaatcaacaaacatGCGAGAAAGATTATGGGGAACGTGTAGCATCTTTCATTCTAACTGGGCCTTGTATCAAATAAAATTTAGGATATACTGTTATCATCGAAGAAATCTTCTGAAAAAGATGctataataaaaagaaatgatgtAAAAATTTGACATATAGCGTCTTTAATCACAAGAACACAGATGTGCAGGCAGTAACGGTGACTGACCGAGGTGGAGAGATGAGCAGCAGCCTTGACATGGAGCAGCTCCTCGTAGATGACCTCCAGGTCCTCAGCACTCCTCTGACTGGGGCTAAAGACAAGGAAGGTAGAAGATACATTTAGAATTACCACCTGGCAGTTAGTGTCACCAGTTCAGTGTCCGACCGAATGTGACAtgtggtcacaatctccccttctgttcctgagttatgGCATTGACTATTGGAaggaacattatgatgtcacagtgaagttgacctttgaccttttgtatgtaaaatgtcatagttttaTCCTATGAGACACTTGTGTTAGCGTGTGAATTCTTAAGTTATTTGTAAATGATGCATCTGGCCATGACTATTACTGGTGCGGAGGCATTCTTAAAAACCttgttaaaataatataaaagatCCAACCTTGACAAAATCCTATTCTACTGGTTCCTTTATAGTTTTTGTATGAAATTGGACTTAACTAATGAGGCCATACTACATATACAAGGGGTTTTCATGTGTAATAGCCATACGAAGGCTCAACATACTTACCATTTGCGTAGAATCATGGTGAGCAGAGCATCAGGACCCAGCTGAGACAGCAGCGACAGAGCCTCCTGCAGCTCGTCCTCTGAGTCCTTCTCATTTGTCATGTGGTTCAGGCCAAACTCAGAGTCTTGGAAGCGGTAGAACTGTGCATCCTTGTCATGGAAGTTCAACTCATGTTTCACTTAATCGAGGCACAACACAGAAGAGGAAACACATAACTAAGACTGTAGACATGCAGTGAGTTTTATGTAATCATTTTGATTACATAAAACTAAGTTATTTAACCTAAAGATACGTATTAGTAAAGGGGAACAAAAAAGGAAGtatgttttctctgccgccaaatgtggtttcttgccgggagcaggtaGTGGTGATagtcgcttgacaagagcttcagccatttatgcatttacaagacaggaagttataatacgccctctgagcagcgctacgtcttcaggacagactaGAGGCTACAGTGggtcgctatcggaaagtgacgacaCCGgttggggctagctggttagcgtgctaacttcagtagaagaacagatgtgatagaaacaagagttaacattggtgttgctttccaccgctggaaactcttggtgagtaaaggaatgaagcttgatgctgaactcgcaacgttttttctagactggcaagtaaacagctgtagatgctaatgctagctatgcAGCAtcagcaaaacttacaaatagctccttttaggTAGAAATTACTGCCATGTTTCAATTTCACAAAACTCCAGAGTGACAAgacaaatggaaataaatgcaaatcTATTCTGAGTGATGCAATTCATCTAATGATGAAGCATTTCTGTCATGATTGGAGTGGCCTCTTCCAGGAAGACAATGCCCCGTCCAAAGAGCGTAAATGGTTAGCGAACACTTGACTGAGTGAGGACACATTATGAAACAAATGCCTTGGCAGACGCAGCCACCAGATTTCAAGCTGCTCAAGCATCTCTGGTAAATTCTTGAGTGCTGCCTGAGACATTATAatcagaatattaaaaaaaaaaaaattaccacaATAtgacaggactttttttttggaattaTTTTCACATACTTCCTCAGTCCATGCCAAGACATGACAAATattatgtgaatattttctgaaatgtGGCTACAGGACAATAGGTTTGTAATTAAAACTGTCTGGTATGATGAACAGGCAAGTAATTAAGGATTTGTACAATTCTTACCATGAACAAGGATTCCTTCGTCCACGAGGACCTGCCACATCCCAACTGCCTGACTTCTTGATTGGAGGCATTCGTTCTGTTTCATCAGCCAGTCAACAAGTTCTTTACCAGAACAACATTGTCTGTGAGAGAAATTCAACACACCAATTTTCCATGTCATTTGCAAAGACCATCAcacttttattatgaaagaCATCACAGCATCAGTGTCGGTACCTATATGTTTTGAGGTGATACTTTCTGTCCCGGATCAGACCGGGGTTCCTCTCGATCATGACACTATACACTGATCTGGCTGCCTTCACAACACGATCTGAAAGAAACTggataaacatgaaaaaaaaaggttataaaGCAGTGAAACGATTGGTCTCTCTTCATTATCTTCCTATTACAAGAGTGAATGGACCAtgttgttttccctttttatgaAGTGACGAAGAAAACGTGTGAGAGAGGGCTGTGTACATAAAGAAGGAGGATATGCAACACAGGTCGCCTTGTTACTGAAACAGCCGACTTGTTTTAATGGcagaaagatgtgtgtgtgagtgtgtgagagggaaatTGATGCAGACAAGTTTCTTTGCATTTCCCCCTCAGCATGGAGATCATGTGTGATGGCATGTACGTCAACAGCGTGAGTGGAGATTTCTGTAGGTGTCAGttagtgtggtgtgtgtgtgtgtttgtgtgtgtttgtgtgtgtttgtgggggtaGCAGGGAGGCGAGAATGTGTTAAAAACTCTCCCACACCTCGTCTAGTTTCCAGCCTCTTTAGCTCACCCACCGGCAGGCACGCAGTGACAACAAACTTTCACTTTCTGACCACCCTCAAAGTGTTTCCTTTGAACTACTCTCAATTCTTttcccccctcacacacacacacacacacacacacacacacatatacactacTCACTCGGGTCAGGTCTAAAACCAAAAAAGACTGCAGACGGGTGCAAAACCTGTCAGCCACTGATGCAGAAGCGAGGGTTATATAACAAGAATGtgctttgtttgttgctgtaatGTGGCTGTCCTATTTCAGGCCATTTCATGCTTTATGCTCCGCTTCTGTTTTGAAAACAAATTGGATCTAACTACCCCCCAACGATATTTACCGTCTTAGTGATTGACAAAGATATTGATTGACAGAAATATTTTGCTCCTCCTCATTACActccccctcttctcttccttctcctgcACCCAGTCTTGTGATTCCACGAGTGACTCAAACGCCTGTTTGTTCTTTGGATTTTCCTCGAGGTTCTGCTGTTTGCCCAAGGTGGTGGTCTTGAGATACAAACAGAACCCAGCACTGACCGTTTTCCTATATTCTTTATTGTCAAGTGGAGGAGTGGCAATGTAAGGAAACCAGTGACAGGAACTACTTGCACCCGTTGCATTCTGTAGTCTCCTGCAACTCGCGATGTAAAGACCTTGCTGACCTTTGATCAATCTAGTGACCCCCACGCCTCGATGACGCCAACACGacctctgctctttcacctggaCCTACTTCACACAGGCATGCTTATTAAATTGTAGGACTGTGACCGAGCACTGCGAGTACCACATACTTCAACCTATCATTCCCACATCGGCCGGTTCCCAGACCTGACATCAACAGAGTAAATGTGCCCCGAGGCGTCTGCTGTGCCCCACTGAGTTATGTTGTCTAGAGGTCACAAGTATTCCCAGGggccttttttcccccttgggACTCCCATGGTCACAGTCTCAGACATGTCAACTCCAAAACTTGTTTTCTAGACGAGTCATTTTTCCATTACCTAACTCAGTCCTCACAAAGCCATATCAAAAGCCATATTTCACTGAGGGGCTTGGCTTTCACTGGGAACCCTGACAGTCATGTAAACATCCAGAAAacttggtttttattttttctacttcTGACTGTAATTCAATTCAGAGCTACAATAACTCTCTGTGGTGGattctgtgttgtttattgtcTGCATGTAGGCGACCTAAACTCTAGGAACTATAACCCACAGGTAATCGTTCCAACTGAGTTAAGTTACAGAGCAAACACCCTTCCCACAGGTGCGCCAGTCAATGACACAAAGTACAATACACGTTCAGCGAGTGTGGAGCGGCTGACACTGATGAATGGGCCATGTGTGAGGCTTGACAGGCAGCCATAACCCATTTTATGACATGGGTTTATTCAACTGTTGAGCTCATTTTACAGCAACGAGCCTACATTTAAAAACCTGACAACTGATTCAAAGTATATAATCAACTTGATGTCAACTGTATACGGCCATATATTCTTTACCTACAGAACAGCTGCTATACAGCCCGTACAGTCTGCTCAAACACTTGTCAGCAGGGCAGATGCTCACTATCACACAGCAGTGATACATTCAAGTGGTTGTaattgtcacacacacaattaagTTATATATTAATGTGCAGAATTCTTTTTAACTTTCATTCTGGTGTTTTCATCCTTTGgttttcctgcttttgttttgtcgGGTGAAGTACAGTGTAGGTTTCCTCTGTAGGCGagacatctctctgtctctcactctctctgtgacCTCGGTGACCTCGTGGGCTCATCTGTAGTGAGGGGCAGCTACAGATGAACACAGCTGAAAGGGAGCTTAATGCAGCTCCGTGCACTGCAGATACCTGACTTTTTCCCCCCTTCACCACACTTCTGACGGTTGTCAGATCTTTAAAGCTGTACCTATTGATTTTTCTTGTGAACTTACACCCCAGAGCTGCACTGAATGTGAACGGGAAAGCAGAGAAGAAACGCATTTTACGACTGTTCACAACCTTTGTATCCAATTACAGATTTACATTACAAACTTTTCTAGTAGTTGCCTGGAACATGTCAAACTTTTAtgacataaatgaaaaatgtatttttacatgcaATCTAAATCAGTGGTTGTTAAGCTTGTGATCAAGTATGGTGAGTTCCTCTTCACTGCGTGCAGGtctaaagaggaaaaaatgcaTCTTTTCGCTCATAACGTTGGAGGATAATCAAAGAgagtttattaaaaacaatctGTCTTGTACAGCCATACCACAATGTATGATGCTCATTAGCGACTTTTAGGGTCTGGAGCCAACACTTGCTTGGCAACCAAACAAAGCTCTGAGAAGTTAGCAGCACCTGCGTCCTGCAGACCCGATTACTCTACTTCCTCTCTCCACcagcacaaaagaaaatacacagcCATTGATTCTTTAGGGGTTGAAATGTGCTCACTCATTCTTCCCCTTGCTTTCTCTCGCTATCTACTTCTTCTGTCTGAGGGGAAACAACATTCACTCTCCCACCCCTCCTGTTTGAAAGGTTCTCTCCTTGGCATGCTGATGAACGGGTCGAGATAACGCGGTGTGAGGGGCCTGGGCTGGCTGAGCTATAGGGCTCAGGAGGGTCAATTAACTGTGAACCCTGGAGCGCCCTTTAGACTCCTTGTGACTGCACGCCCTGCtaggaatgtgttttttttttaagactcgCTTGAGTAGTAATGCAGGATATTATAACAACAAAAGAACAAGTTCAGCAGTTTGAGGAGGATGCAAGCACTGCAACTCTAAATGATTGCAGAGGTCATTGCTGCTTCAGAGCCACCAGGAGAGGGAAAAATCCAGGCTGGTTACAGCTTAAAGACTCACATCAAGGTCAAAGCTTACCAGTGTTAATTACTGTGAACAGCTAATTAGCGCAGCGACAGATTTAGGGGTTGAGAAGCCTGATTTATGCTTACAAACCTGATTATGACACTGTCACGGAGGTcttgaataaaaaatgacaaaaggaTATCACATGACTTATTATGAGGAGCTAAATCATAATTAACCCTGAAGAACAAAGCTCATAGAAAATCTCATTTATCATTGAAGGTTTCAATTATGTTGCAGGAGAAGATCCGTGTTTGCTTAAGAGCCGATGATGACTTTCCTCTGACACCGTGTCTCTTCTGGTGTTCAGCAGgagttttaaaaacaccagTGAGAACATTGGATTACGGCTAGCTGTAGGGAGGCGATGTaccaaaaacacagcacaccaCACCATGGGCATACGCACCTGCTTCATAGTGTCCTTCGAATCCAAGGCCTCTGGCAGGGGAGTCtgggagaaacagaaagagagacgtTATCACAACCGAGCCATTCCTGCATATCTAAAATTAAAGCCGATAACTTGCTTTTCCACAGGAACTAGCGGGACTGGTCATTAACGATAATGTTGTTGCGGTAGGACCAAATAAACAGATATAACCAAGCTGGACTCTCCAGATAGAAAgaatcattattttcttttcattgggATGAAGGTCAACACAAATACATTATCTCAACCTGTGCTGTGTTACCATTGTCTCCAACGTAGTGTGGGTGGGTGTCAAGTGTGTGTAATGAagtgggaggaaaagagagcGTAGACATGAGCAGAGGAAAGTACATAGCCCTGTTGCCACGCGTTTTGTTAAGTGAAAAGGTTGCTTTTAACAACAGACCATCCTTTCTTATGAAAAAGGCTTTTGAAAATCCCAACCGTTGAAAAGTTAAATGTGGCTGCCGCAGTTGCCACAGATACAGTTTTATCACATTATATTTCAGGAGACTCCGTTACTCCCTTCCCTCCCTTACAAGTGTGAGATCAGCACAAacttaaacccccccccccccaaaaaaaaaacctgctggcATGTACAAATATGCAACATTCTCATGCCTGTACTTCGGTCCAAGTTGCACTTCCTCTTTGTTGCttggattttatgtttttatgatccTCTTGTAGCTGTGTACTTTTATTCCCAAGGCAACTGCTTCTAGGGAACATAATTCAGAAACGTTTCAGGAGAGCTTTTCTAAGAcgattataaatataaaatatctctCTCCAGATCTGGTAGCTCCTAGTTGCAAGGACAAAATATTTATTGAGACAGGATATGGGTTTCCTTCTTTATGCGTGCATTCATGCAATGTGTGAATAGCttccaaaaaaatgtaaaaatatgtacAAGCAAACACATAGCATGGCTGACACTGGTGGATACGACAGCTGACTGTATTGATCAGGAACTGATAGCCACTATAAACTGTCCCCAGTCCCTCTGCAGACAGACTTTATGGTATGTATATTTTGTCTGGCCCGCTGTGCAGCAGCTACGTCACATGATCGTTGCCTGAATGGCACATTGCCAGTAGTTTTAACCTACTcataaaaaaaacctctttAACTCCCACTGTAAATCTGTTACTGTGGGTGAAGAGCTACAAGAAACATGTAactaaagcatttttttttactgattttgtTTGCAATTAAAGGATAATCAAACAATATGTACCACATAGTTTTATCAGTTATGACTCAACCAAAATGACATCTGTGCCCCCTGAGTTCACAAAAGATGTGGAAAAACCTGTGTGCTTCCAGGTTCTGTGGACAGAAAGACACAATTAGGAACCTATATCAATGTGAGGTATTTGGTTCTGCTTTGTGTCCATGTCTCAGCGCTGGTATGCAagagcaggaaggagaggagggacgATGCCATGGCATCTCCTAATGATGACAGCAGAATGAGCTCAGTTTTGCCCCTGTTAGAGGTATCCGACTGTAGGAGCCCAGAGAAGGCATTAGCTAGTGCCTCAGAGCCAGTTTAATTGGGCTCATTGTTGATATAATACAACAATGGACAGATAGACTGGCAACCATTCTGGGAAAAAACTGAACTCTGCAACTCCCTGCAACACGTAAAGCCGAGCCTGAGTCGTACTTTacagttagggttagggttaacccATCTTGTTCATAAGGCAGATCGCACTGCCTTTGTTCCAGTATAGTACAAACAATGTTCCCACACACAACCATGTGTGTGATGTCAAGTTAAtgtgtttcttcattttatgcTGCTTTACACTTAAactaacaacacacactaaTTCCTAATCTTTTTAAAGTGGCGTTTCTCTGTTATCATATAGAAGATAAcctgaataaacacaaactcacttGGTTCAGTCACTATAAGTTCAGCTACTCTAATCACATTTAAGAATATGTGCAGCATGTTtcattaaatgattatttaattcagaaaaaactgtcaaactggCATTAAGCGGGATCCAAAACATAATTGTCAGTTATTTACTGGGGGATTGCTCTTTTGAGCTACTCCATATGACATCGATATTTGGCTGGTAACAGCAGAACGTTCAGGATACAGTCAGTGGTGATTTACAGTCATCTTTGACCTATTGATGCTTAAAAGTCAAGTAAATTTAGAAGCTAAAGAGCCtcgctgctgctctgtgtcttccTGTGACCTGGAAACAAAACCACCTCCCCTTTGTGGATTCTTCTACAAACCCTTCTGTAAACCGAGCCAGGCTGTTGTAGTGAAGGTGAACAATAAACAATACACTATTTATAACCGGagtttaataaaagaaaaaaagctctgTTCATTTTTACCTTCCTGCGTCCCCACCACCAGAGCTGCGACAACAATAGTGGAAGacattctttaaatatctgCAAACTGCTATTTGTGAGGGAAAACGGTGTCATATGGTGGAGGTGAGAGGAAGTGAGATTCATTAAGCCTCATTCTTAAACACAGTGAATAATAGTATCACTATCACTTTCTTCACCTGTCTGACTTTTTGCTGAGTTATAGCTCTAAAATGTATACGATGCAATTTCCTCCTATAATAGATGGGGGTTGTCACTTAAACAAAAACTAGGGCTTGTAAGCCACCGTGTATCACGAACCTTAACAACTAGAAATCTGCGCATTAAATTCCGATTATACTAGTCTTTCAGAGCAGTGAATAATACACCGATATTCTGATTAATGCTCaacataaatgaaaagcaaGTGACATCTAGTGTATGTTCAACATTTGCCAAGTCATTACATGAATAGCCTATGAAAACAGACTGaactccccctctctctctcacaccacGTCTGTGATGATGATCAAAAATAATGGTGGTGcattatcatcatcactctcatctcttcttcttctcatcatcatcatcatcatcatcatcatcatcatcatcatcatcatcatcatcatctgacaGTGCCACCTGACAGCAGCCTGTACTACCAACTCTCTGAAGTCCACATGAAAGCAGAATAACATACCCAGCTGATGCCTCGTATGGTCGGCGTTTCCACCGAGTAGCGGTCCGGGAACACTTGATAATTGTGACTCCGAAACAGATGCATCTTTTTCTTAGATTACAACGAGCAACTTTCCCTGTCAGAAGATCCGCACACGGAGCCGGCAGCACCTCCAGACATTATCCACAGCCCAGCACATCGACCCGACGTGAACCCAGCTCGTTAATGGAAAACGACGACGCGACACCGCAGCAGTCTCGGTTCAAGACTCAGCATTTTGTCTgaacccccccctccacccaaaccaaaaaaaaaccaaaacaacaaaacatccagTTCCTCCTGCATCCAAACCCAGACCTGCCCTGACGCGTGTGCCTCAGTGAGGACGGGCTGTGTGATAATGCTCAGCACAGGCGCACTTTGTTGCTaagttgcgtgtgtgtgtgcgcgtgcgtgcgtgcgtgctctTTGGCTTTGGCAAGGAACCACATGGAGTCATCTGAGAGACGGCTTCCTCTGGCATTTTTACCATCTAATTAATGGCGTTTGAGCTATTAAGCTCGACACACATGaactccgtgtgtgtgtgtgtgtgtgtgtgtgtgtgtgtgtgtgtgtgtgtgagtgttagaGTGTGGGCAGGTGTAGTTTTTACACTACACTTTTTCTTAAATGTTAGCAAACCGTAAAATGTGATTTGTCAATTTAAGCAGGATCATAGATTTCGCTGATG
The genomic region above belongs to Seriola aureovittata isolate HTS-2021-v1 ecotype China chromosome 9, ASM2101889v1, whole genome shotgun sequence and contains:
- the rapgef3 gene encoding rap guanine nucleotide exchange factor 3 isoform X1, with the translated sequence MTPWRAKLDTSQTNVSMENLVKSMCSPPRRCTPEHGETPLPEALDSKDTMKQFLSDRVVKAARSVYSVMIERNPGLIRDRKYHLKTYRQCCSGKELVDWLMKQNECLQSRSQAVGMWQVLVDEGILVHVKHELNFHDKDAQFYRFQDSEFGLNHMTNEKDSEDELQEALSLLSQLGPDALLTMILRKCPSQRSAEDLEVIYEELLHVKAAAHLSTSVRKELAAVLVFESHAKAGTVLFSQGDKGTSWYIIWKGSVNVITRGKGLVTTLHEGEDFGQLALLNDAPRAATIILREDNCHFLRVDKQDFIHILKDVEANTVRLEEHGKSVLVLEKSANSAQQGGAGNNSKYTVMSGTPEKILEHLLERVKLDSNGNDATDPCVTDFLLTYKVFMPSSQLCPALQHQYPEMAELSEGSDQEKAAYILNTKQKVVKLVGQWVALYGLLLKEDPIALDFLERLKKEGAGDFRLSSLLKEQFRERRRTKVLENGYQSMSRSQPFDWFLNSEEPAGRLQPIRAQDKVLYEIYRPDSKPLTLMLPVNASVQDVMSAIVKPGGDHILVKMNSTGERAQLKLDATAVYTALGLNERLFICTSEQVEQLMPLKEQQGPERGTTDVLEQMGSKDLANELTNYDWELFTAMHEVELVHYIFGRHKFPGAITANLERFVRRFNEVQHWVVTELCLCEDLAKRAILLKKFIKIAAVLKEQKNLNSFFAVMFGLSNSAVQRLYKTWERIPSKTKRIYCAYERLMDPSRNHRAYRLAVAKLSPPYIPFMPLLLKDMTFIHEGNPNYVEKLVNFEKMRMIAKTVKIVRGCRSQPYVPSSPQRGLADRMFLEGNAARISTYSDHALPLRSPSNIRHYIQNLKVIDSQRKLTQLSRTLEC
- the rapgef3 gene encoding rap guanine nucleotide exchange factor 3 isoform X3, whose amino-acid sequence is MENLVKSMCSPPRRCTPEHGETPLPEALDSKDTMKQFLSDRVVKAARSVYSVMIERNPGLIRDRKYHLKTYRQCCSGKELVDWLMKQNECLQSRSQAVGMWQVLVDEGILVHVKHELNFHDKDAQFYRFQDSEFGLNHMTNEKDSEDELQEALSLLSQLGPDALLTMILRKCPSQRSAEDLEVIYEELLHVKAAAHLSTSVRKELAAVLVFESHAKAGTVLFSQGDKGTSWYIIWKGSVNVITRGKGLVTTLHEGEDFGQLALLNDAPRAATIILREDNCHFLRVDKQDFIHILKDVEANTVRLEEHGKSVLVLEKSANSAQQGGAGNNSKYTVMSGTPEKILEHLLERVKLDSNGNDATDPCVTDFLLTYKVFMPSSQLCPALQHQYPEMAELSEGSDQEKAAYILNTKQKVVKLVGQWVALYGLLLKEDPIALDFLERLKKEGAGDFRLSSLLKEQFRERRRTKVLENGYQSMSRSQPFDWFLNSEEPAGRLQPIRAQDKVLYEIYRPDSKPLTLMLPVNASVQDVMSAIVKPGGDHILVKMNSTGERAQLKLDATAVYTALGLNERLFICTSEQVEQLMPLKEQQGPERGTTDVLEQMGSKDLANELTNYDWELFTAMHEVELVHYIFGRHKFPGAITANLERFVRRFNEVQHWVVTELCLCEDLAKRAILLKKFIKIAAVLKEQKNLNSFFAVMFGLSNSAVQRLYKTWERIPSKTKRIYCAYERLMDPSRNHRAYRLAVAKLSPPYIPFMPLLLKDMTFIHEGNPNYVEKLVNFEKMRMIAKTVKIVRGCRSQPYVPSSPQRGLADRMFLEGNAARISTYSDHALPLRSPSNIRHYIQNLKVIDSQRKLTQLSRTLEC
- the rapgef3 gene encoding rap guanine nucleotide exchange factor 3 isoform X2, giving the protein MHLFRSHNYQVFPDRYSVETPTIRGISWTPLPEALDSKDTMKQFLSDRVVKAARSVYSVMIERNPGLIRDRKYHLKTYRQCCSGKELVDWLMKQNECLQSRSQAVGMWQVLVDEGILVHVKHELNFHDKDAQFYRFQDSEFGLNHMTNEKDSEDELQEALSLLSQLGPDALLTMILRKCPSQRSAEDLEVIYEELLHVKAAAHLSTSVRKELAAVLVFESHAKAGTVLFSQGDKGTSWYIIWKGSVNVITRGKGLVTTLHEGEDFGQLALLNDAPRAATIILREDNCHFLRVDKQDFIHILKDVEANTVRLEEHGKSVLVLEKSANSAQQGGAGNNSKYTVMSGTPEKILEHLLERVKLDSNGNDATDPCVTDFLLTYKVFMPSSQLCPALQHQYPEMAELSEGSDQEKAAYILNTKQKVVKLVGQWVALYGLLLKEDPIALDFLERLKKEGAGDFRLSSLLKEQFRERRRTKVLENGYQSMSRSQPFDWFLNSEEPAGRLQPIRAQDKVLYEIYRPDSKPLTLMLPVNASVQDVMSAIVKPGGDHILVKMNSTGERAQLKLDATAVYTALGLNERLFICTSEQVEQLMPLKEQQGPERGTTDVLEQMGSKDLANELTNYDWELFTAMHEVELVHYIFGRHKFPGAITANLERFVRRFNEVQHWVVTELCLCEDLAKRAILLKKFIKIAAVLKEQKNLNSFFAVMFGLSNSAVQRLYKTWERIPSKTKRIYCAYERLMDPSRNHRAYRLAVAKLSPPYIPFMPLLLKDMTFIHEGNPNYVEKLVNFEKMRMIAKTVKIVRGCRSQPYVPSSPQRGLADRMFLEGNAARISTYSDHALPLRSPSNIRHYIQNLKVIDSQRKLTQLSRTLEC